The Methylomagnum ishizawai genome has a window encoding:
- the fabA gene encoding 3-hydroxyacyl-[acyl-carrier-protein] dehydratase FabA, producing the protein MISKEPELKQRQHSYTREELIQCGRGEMFGPGNAELPLPPMLMFDRITHINSEGGLYEKGSIIAELDVCPDLWFFDCHFMNDPVMPGCLGLDAMWQMIGFYLGWMGGKGRGRALGVGEVKFRGQVLPTNRLVVYRINLKRVIMRKLVMGIADAELECDGKVIYEASDLRVGLFTSTDAF; encoded by the coding sequence ATGATAAGCAAGGAACCAGAATTAAAGCAAAGGCAGCATAGCTACACCCGCGAGGAATTGATCCAATGCGGACGGGGAGAAATGTTCGGTCCCGGCAACGCCGAACTGCCGCTTCCGCCCATGCTGATGTTCGACCGTATCACCCATATCAATTCCGAGGGCGGCCTTTACGAAAAGGGTTCGATCATCGCCGAGTTGGATGTGTGCCCCGACCTGTGGTTTTTCGACTGCCATTTCATGAACGATCCCGTCATGCCCGGTTGCCTCGGGCTTGATGCCATGTGGCAGATGATCGGTTTCTATCTCGGCTGGATGGGGGGTAAGGGCCGGGGCCGGGCCTTGGGTGTGGGCGAGGTCAAATTCCGCGGCCAGGTGTTGCCCACGAATCGGCTGGTCGTCTACCGGATCAATTTGAAGCGGGTCATCATGCGCAAATTGGTCATGGGGATCGCCGACGCCGAGTTGGAGTGCGATGGCAAGGTCATCTACGAAGCCTCCGATCTCAGGGTCGGCCTCTTCACCTCCACGGACGCCTTTTGA
- the fabB gene encoding beta-ketoacyl-ACP synthase I: protein MKRVVVTGIGVVSSLGNNRSEVTDALRQGRSGIRFSEEYREMKFRSQVHGPIKLDPDELIDRKIRRFMGDGAAYNYLAMQEAIGDAGLEESEVSNPRTGLVMGSGGPSTSNLLLAWDSYREKGIKKVGPYMVPRTMSNTNSACLATPFKIKGVNYSISSACATSAHCVGNAAELIQLGKQDVVFAGGGEEVHWTMTVLFDAMNALSSKYNDTPEVASRAYDADRDGFVISGGAGVLVLEELEHAKARGAKIYGELIGYGATSDGYDMVQPSGEGAVRCMRQAMEQVAGPIDYINAHGTSTPIGDIRELQAVKEVFGAEIPPISSTKSLSGHALGAAGVHEAIYSLLMMEGRFICASANIDNLDPGADGVPIVRQRIDNARIDIAMSNSFGFGGTNASLVFQRYGG, encoded by the coding sequence ATGAAGCGCGTAGTTGTAACGGGTATCGGGGTGGTTTCCAGCCTCGGGAACAATCGCTCGGAAGTGACCGACGCCCTGCGGCAGGGCCGGAGCGGTATCCGCTTCAGCGAGGAATACCGGGAAATGAAATTCCGCAGCCAGGTCCATGGCCCGATCAAGCTGGACCCGGACGAGTTGATCGACCGCAAAATCCGCAGGTTCATGGGCGATGGCGCGGCCTACAATTACCTCGCCATGCAGGAGGCCATCGGCGACGCCGGTTTGGAAGAATCCGAAGTCTCGAACCCACGCACCGGCCTGGTGATGGGCTCCGGCGGTCCTTCCACCTCCAATCTGCTGTTGGCTTGGGATAGCTACCGCGAGAAGGGCATCAAGAAGGTCGGCCCGTACATGGTGCCGCGCACCATGTCGAACACCAATTCCGCCTGCCTCGCCACGCCGTTCAAGATCAAGGGCGTGAATTACTCGATCAGTTCGGCCTGCGCCACCAGCGCCCATTGTGTCGGCAACGCCGCCGAATTGATCCAATTGGGCAAGCAGGATGTGGTTTTCGCCGGTGGTGGCGAAGAAGTGCATTGGACCATGACGGTGTTGTTCGATGCCATGAACGCTTTGTCGTCCAAGTACAACGACACGCCGGAAGTCGCTTCCCGCGCCTACGACGCCGACCGCGATGGTTTCGTGATCTCGGGCGGGGCCGGGGTGCTGGTGCTGGAGGAACTGGAACACGCCAAGGCGCGCGGGGCCAAAATCTACGGTGAATTGATCGGCTATGGCGCGACCTCCGATGGCTACGATATGGTCCAGCCTTCCGGCGAAGGCGCGGTGCGCTGCATGCGGCAGGCCATGGAACAGGTGGCCGGCCCGATTGATTACATCAACGCCCATGGCACCAGCACCCCCATCGGCGATATTCGCGAGTTGCAGGCCGTGAAGGAAGTGTTCGGGGCCGAAATCCCGCCGATCAGTTCCACCAAGTCCCTGTCCGGCCATGCGCTGGGCGCGGCGGGTGTCCACGAGGCGATTTATTCGCTGTTGATGATGGAGGGGCGTTTCATCTGCGCTTCGGCCAATATCGACAACCTCGACCCCGGCGCGGACGGCGTGCCCATCGTGCGGCAGCGGATCGACAATGCCCGCATCGATATCGCCATGTCCAACAGCTTCGGCTTCGGCGGCACCAACGCCAGCTTGGTGTTCCAACGCTATGGTGGATAG
- the ttcA gene encoding tRNA 2-thiocytidine(32) synthetase TtcA: MVDSATLALGEKQRYEFNKLQKRLRRQVGEAIADYRMIEAGDKVMVCLSGGKDSYTLLDILLSLQMSAPVRFEIVAVNLDQKQPGFPEHILPKYLESRGVPFDIIEQDTYSIVKRVVPEGKTTCGLCSRLRRGVLYRYAAENGITKIALGHHRDDILETFFLNLFYGGALKAMPPKLLSDDRRHVVIRPLAYCKERDIAAYAEVRDFPLIPCNLCGSQENLQRQAMKAMLAEWEKRHPGRVETIFTALGNVAPSQLADRALFDFAGLERLRGTGAASAGEVDTAAGLEVLFL, from the coding sequence ATGGTGGATAGCGCGACCCTGGCGCTTGGCGAAAAGCAGCGCTACGAGTTCAACAAGCTGCAAAAACGCCTGCGCCGCCAGGTGGGCGAGGCGATCGCCGATTACCGGATGATCGAGGCGGGCGACAAGGTGATGGTCTGCTTGTCCGGGGGCAAGGATTCCTACACCTTGCTCGACATCCTGCTCAGCCTCCAGATGAGCGCCCCGGTGCGCTTCGAAATCGTCGCCGTCAACCTGGACCAGAAACAGCCCGGCTTTCCCGAGCATATCTTGCCCAAGTACCTGGAAAGCCGGGGCGTGCCCTTCGACATCATCGAGCAGGATACCTACAGCATCGTCAAGCGGGTGGTCCCCGAGGGCAAAACCACCTGCGGACTATGCTCCCGGCTCAGGCGCGGGGTGTTGTACCGCTACGCCGCCGAGAACGGCATCACCAAGATCGCCTTGGGCCACCATCGCGACGATATCCTGGAAACCTTCTTCCTCAACCTGTTCTACGGCGGGGCGCTCAAGGCCATGCCGCCCAAACTCCTCAGCGACGACCGGCGGCATGTGGTGATCCGCCCCTTGGCCTATTGCAAGGAGCGGGATATCGCGGCTTATGCCGAGGTCCGGGATTTCCCCTTGATCCCCTGCAACCTATGCGGCTCCCAGGAAAACCTCCAGCGCCAAGCCATGAAGGCCATGTTGGCCGAATGGGAAAAGCGCCATCCGGGGCGGGTGGAGACCATTTTCACGGCGCTGGGCAATGTGGCCCCCTCGCAATTGGCCGACCGCGCCTTGTTCGATTTCGCGGGTTTGGAGCGGCTACGCGGGACGGGGGCCGCCTCCGCCGGGGAGGTCGATACGGCGGCGGGTTTGGAGGTGTTGTTCTTATAA